The following proteins are co-located in the Rhodococcus opacus B4 genome:
- a CDS encoding RrF2 family transcriptional regulator translates to MQLTQFTDLGLRVVMRLAVAGDGERPGSRAIAEELSVSYTHAAKVITRLGELGIVDARRGRAGGLAITELGRTASVGWLARRLEGDAEVVDCDGAQPCPLRSNCLLRSALRRAQDAFFTSLDALTVEDLTRTPTGTVLLALPRVAATTSQISRTIGD, encoded by the coding sequence ATGCAACTCACACAGTTCACCGACCTCGGACTGCGGGTGGTCATGCGACTGGCCGTGGCCGGAGACGGCGAACGACCGGGTAGCCGGGCGATCGCCGAGGAACTGTCGGTGTCGTACACCCACGCCGCCAAGGTGATCACCCGGCTCGGCGAACTCGGCATCGTCGACGCGCGCCGCGGACGCGCCGGCGGCCTGGCCATCACCGAACTCGGGCGCACCGCGTCCGTCGGCTGGCTCGCCCGCCGACTCGAAGGCGACGCGGAGGTCGTCGACTGCGACGGCGCCCAGCCCTGCCCGCTGCGGTCCAACTGCCTGCTGCGGTCGGCGCTCCGGCGCGCGCAGGACGCGTTCTTCACGTCGCTGGACGCTCTCACCGTCGAAGACCTCACCCGTACCCCCACCGGAACCGTCCTGCTCGCCCTCCCGCGGGTGGCCGCCACAACTTCCCAGATTTCTCGAACGATCGGAGACTGA
- a CDS encoding LLM class F420-dependent oxidoreductase — protein MRIGMGLNYSGGFAETVDEVADLEKAGLDIAFVPEAYSFDAVSQIGYLAAKTTTLELASGIFQIYTRTPSLTAMTAAGLDFVSDGRFVMGLGASGPQVIEGFHGVKYDAPLGRTREVVEICRKVWRREKVEFQGKYYQIPLPAEKGTGLGKPLKIINHPVRDRIPIVIASLGPKNVELTAEIAEGWEPIFYHPEKAASVWGEPLAKGKAKRDPSLGDLQVFASPALAIGDDVDHMLDWVRPGLALYIGGMGAKGKNFYNDLAVRYGYEKEAETIQDLYLSGKKDEAAAAVPDDLVRAVSLIGPESYVAERVAAFAESGVTTLTVTPLAADRAGRVALVEKLRKICG, from the coding sequence GTGCGCATAGGTATGGGCTTGAACTACAGCGGCGGTTTCGCCGAGACGGTCGACGAGGTCGCCGACCTGGAGAAAGCCGGGCTCGACATCGCGTTCGTGCCCGAGGCCTACTCGTTCGACGCCGTGAGCCAGATCGGCTACCTCGCCGCCAAGACCACCACCCTGGAACTCGCTTCGGGCATCTTCCAGATCTACACCCGCACGCCGAGCCTGACGGCGATGACGGCCGCCGGCCTCGACTTCGTGTCGGACGGACGCTTCGTGATGGGGCTCGGCGCCTCCGGCCCGCAGGTGATCGAGGGTTTCCACGGCGTCAAGTACGACGCCCCGCTCGGACGCACCCGCGAGGTCGTCGAAATCTGCCGCAAGGTGTGGCGCCGCGAGAAGGTCGAGTTCCAGGGCAAGTACTACCAGATTCCGCTGCCCGCCGAGAAGGGCACCGGGCTGGGCAAACCGCTGAAGATCATCAACCACCCTGTGCGTGATCGCATCCCGATCGTCATCGCGTCGCTCGGACCGAAGAACGTGGAGTTGACCGCCGAGATCGCCGAAGGCTGGGAACCCATCTTCTACCACCCGGAGAAGGCCGCGAGCGTGTGGGGCGAGCCGCTGGCCAAGGGCAAGGCGAAGCGCGACCCGAGCCTCGGCGACCTGCAGGTCTTCGCGTCGCCCGCCCTCGCCATCGGCGACGACGTCGACCACATGCTGGACTGGGTCCGCCCCGGTCTGGCCCTGTACATCGGCGGCATGGGCGCGAAGGGCAAGAACTTCTACAACGACCTCGCAGTCCGCTACGGCTACGAGAAGGAAGCCGAGACCATCCAGGACCTCTACCTGTCGGGCAAGAAGGACGAGGCCGCCGCCGCCGTGCCTGACGACCTGGTGCGGGCCGTGTCGCTGATCGGTCCGGAGAGCTACGTCGCGGAGCGCGTGGCTGCGTTCGCCGAGTCCGGGGTCACCACGCTCACCGTCACACCGCTCGCCGCGGATCGTGCGGGCCGGGTCGCGTTGGTCGAGAAGCTCCGCAAGATCTGCGGGTAG
- a CDS encoding cupin domain-containing protein, whose amino-acid sequence MDKKSLTALARQQLKLAGGTSSGRSSQTVYGGHRRSLRQTVVALAAGQKMAEHESPGEATLFILSGKLNLVAGEDSWKGSTGDLLVLPTDRHSVEAIEDVAFLLTVAM is encoded by the coding sequence ATGGACAAGAAGTCACTGACCGCCCTTGCCCGTCAGCAACTGAAGTTGGCAGGCGGGACGTCCAGCGGCCGCAGTTCGCAGACAGTGTACGGCGGGCATCGGCGCAGCCTCCGGCAAACCGTCGTCGCCCTGGCCGCGGGTCAGAAGATGGCCGAACACGAGAGCCCGGGCGAGGCCACCCTGTTCATTCTCAGCGGCAAACTGAACCTCGTGGCCGGTGAGGACTCGTGGAAGGGTTCCACCGGCGACCTGCTGGTCCTCCCGACCGATCGGCACAGCGTCGAGGCCATCGAGGACGTCGCCTTCCTGCTCACCGTCGCCATGTGA
- a CDS encoding universal stress protein encodes MSTRDRNSVVVGADGSDSSKSAVRMAAELATERGLNLKIIHALDFAPYGFGGPYMDSGGVYEWVEASGKAILAEAQEQAFAVNPIIEVCTELSIGSSAQWLVDLSENARIVVVGASGAGAAATALLGNTAINVTSHAHCPVVVVRGDTHADGPVVVGVDGSATSERAISVAFQEASMRNAPLVAVHVWSDLGSKAFEDPRAAALVPQGLEEDERAVLAESLAGWQEKYPDVQVTREVYIDNPRARLLDWSKKAQLLVVGSRGRGGFKGMLLGSTSNSLVGGAQCPVVVVRPARP; translated from the coding sequence ATGAGCACACGGGACCGCAACAGCGTCGTCGTCGGCGCGGACGGATCGGACAGCTCGAAGTCCGCTGTCCGGATGGCTGCCGAACTCGCCACCGAACGTGGACTTAACCTGAAGATCATCCACGCACTCGACTTCGCTCCGTACGGGTTCGGCGGCCCGTACATGGATTCGGGCGGCGTGTACGAGTGGGTCGAGGCGAGCGGCAAGGCGATTCTCGCCGAGGCGCAGGAGCAGGCATTCGCCGTCAATCCCATCATCGAGGTCTGCACCGAACTGTCGATCGGCAGCAGTGCTCAGTGGCTCGTCGACCTGTCCGAGAACGCCCGGATCGTGGTGGTCGGCGCGTCCGGGGCCGGGGCGGCGGCCACCGCGCTGCTCGGGAACACGGCGATCAACGTCACCAGCCACGCGCACTGCCCGGTCGTCGTCGTTCGCGGCGACACCCACGCCGACGGGCCCGTCGTGGTCGGCGTCGACGGCAGCGCCACCAGTGAGCGGGCGATCTCGGTGGCCTTCCAGGAGGCGTCGATGCGGAACGCTCCGCTGGTGGCCGTCCACGTGTGGAGCGACCTCGGGTCGAAGGCGTTCGAGGACCCGAGGGCCGCCGCCCTCGTGCCGCAGGGACTCGAGGAGGACGAACGCGCCGTCCTCGCCGAGAGCCTCGCAGGCTGGCAGGAGAAATACCCCGACGTGCAGGTCACCCGTGAGGTGTACATCGACAATCCGCGGGCGCGGTTGCTCGACTGGTCGAAGAAGGCGCAACTGCTGGTCGTCGGCAGCCGGGGTCGCGGAGGGTTCAAGGGGATGCTGCTCGGTTCGACCAGCAACAGCCTGGTCGGTGGTGCACAGTGCCCGGTCGTCGTCGTGAGGCCTGCACGCCCTTGA
- a CDS encoding tellurite resistance/C4-dicarboxylate transporter family protein encodes MTVVRDRLEDSVRSLNPGYFAIVMASGIISVGMKLGGFDVLSVLLLIVCGTAYVTLVVLTIWRIAAYRREVVEDLTDARRGFGFFTFIAGTDVFGVRLAMDGHHAATAVLLAVAGLTWIVLGYVVPWTAVLGTSERPVVARANGTWFIWVVAAQSVAVAAATLEPVYDDARRFLAVVAVFSWSVGVCLYGAAGIFVAARMLLYPLRPRDLTAPYWVAMGACAITVLAGARIVEMEDAPMVNATRGLIGGFAVVFWSFATWLIPVLVAAGWWRHIANKVPLRYDATVWSIVFPLGMYAVAGIYLGRADHIPLVGMVGSAELWCAFTVWCVAFVVMVVHLWRSVVHAGPATVETQESA; translated from the coding sequence GTGACGGTCGTGCGCGATCGTCTCGAAGATTCCGTACGGAGCCTGAACCCGGGCTACTTCGCGATCGTCATGGCCAGCGGAATCATCTCGGTGGGCATGAAACTGGGCGGATTCGACGTGCTCTCGGTTCTGCTGCTGATCGTGTGCGGCACGGCCTACGTGACGCTGGTGGTCCTCACGATCTGGCGGATCGCGGCGTACCGCCGCGAGGTCGTCGAGGACCTGACCGACGCGCGCCGCGGATTCGGTTTCTTCACGTTCATCGCCGGGACCGACGTGTTCGGCGTGCGCCTGGCGATGGACGGCCATCACGCCGCCACCGCGGTGCTGCTCGCCGTGGCCGGGCTGACCTGGATCGTGCTCGGCTACGTCGTCCCGTGGACCGCCGTCCTGGGCACGTCCGAACGTCCGGTGGTGGCGCGCGCCAACGGAACCTGGTTCATCTGGGTGGTCGCCGCGCAATCGGTGGCCGTGGCGGCTGCGACCCTCGAACCGGTCTACGACGACGCCCGCCGGTTCCTGGCCGTGGTCGCCGTCTTCTCCTGGTCGGTCGGGGTGTGCCTGTACGGCGCGGCGGGGATCTTCGTCGCCGCGCGGATGTTGCTGTATCCGCTGCGGCCGCGCGACCTCACGGCGCCGTACTGGGTGGCGATGGGTGCGTGTGCGATCACCGTCCTCGCCGGCGCCCGCATCGTCGAGATGGAGGACGCGCCGATGGTGAACGCCACGCGCGGGCTCATCGGCGGGTTCGCGGTGGTGTTCTGGTCGTTCGCGACCTGGCTCATCCCCGTCCTGGTGGCTGCCGGATGGTGGCGTCACATCGCCAACAAGGTGCCGCTGCGCTACGACGCCACGGTGTGGAGCATCGTCTTCCCCCTCGGCATGTACGCGGTCGCCGGCATCTACCTGGGCCGGGCGGACCACATCCCGCTCGTCGGTATGGTCGGTAGTGCCGAACTGTGGTGTGCATTCACCGTGTGGTGCGTGGCGTTCGTCGTCATGGTGGTGCATCTCTGGCGGTCGGTGGTGCACGCCGGACCGGCAACAGTGGAGACGCAGGAGAGCGCATGA
- a CDS encoding sensor histidine kinase, whose amino-acid sequence MGPDGGHESRISEFREGLDAVVPTRRSLQRLFEAVLVVGSGLELDSTLQRIVNSATSLLGARYGALGVHAPDGGLSEFVYEGITPDERARMGHLPEGRGLLGLLVHDPRPVRLANLADHPGSIGFPPNHPPMKSFLGMPIMMRGKIFGSIYLTEKLSGPEFTDEDEVILRALATSAGVAVENARLFEESRTRERWLTAVATITSRLMVGGSLDETLHMLAAEVRELSSGDEVFIVVTLGEGAVVGADSAMRPLRSTVRSATQAEPFAEVLRSRTPALLTGIDGLAPFSAAAGRAAVLPLSTASGVGGVLVVTARGTTAWDPDEVARLESVADLAAVAVEFSDQQSKQRLLSVLADRDRIARDLHDNVIQRLFATGMSLQSTHAVGDVPDGVRSIVATAVEQLDRTVREIRTTIFDLQATGVASATSLRRRLLDVIGDLTSHSPVAPNVQFTGAIDTLVPSRIHPHAEAVLREALSNALRHARATTIDISVAAGDDLTVTVADDGIGIADGARRSGLDNLDRRAEHCGGTCTVDSADGGTVVTWRVPLV is encoded by the coding sequence ATGGGACCGGATGGTGGGCACGAGTCGAGGATCAGTGAGTTTCGGGAGGGGCTCGACGCCGTGGTCCCCACCCGCCGGAGCCTGCAGCGCCTGTTCGAGGCGGTCCTCGTCGTCGGGTCGGGGCTCGAGCTGGATTCCACCCTGCAGCGCATCGTCAATTCGGCCACGTCCCTGCTCGGCGCCCGCTACGGCGCGCTCGGTGTCCACGCCCCCGACGGCGGGCTCTCGGAGTTCGTGTACGAGGGCATCACGCCGGACGAGCGCGCCCGCATGGGCCACCTGCCCGAGGGCCGCGGACTGCTGGGACTACTGGTCCACGACCCCCGCCCGGTGCGCCTCGCCAACCTGGCCGATCATCCGGGGTCGATCGGCTTCCCGCCCAATCATCCGCCGATGAAGAGCTTCCTGGGAATGCCGATCATGATGCGGGGCAAAATTTTCGGAAGCATCTATCTCACCGAGAAACTCAGCGGACCCGAGTTCACCGACGAGGACGAGGTGATTCTGCGCGCGCTCGCCACCTCTGCCGGCGTGGCGGTGGAGAATGCCCGGCTGTTCGAGGAATCGCGAACGCGGGAGCGGTGGTTGACGGCCGTCGCGACAATCACCTCCCGGCTGATGGTCGGAGGTTCACTCGACGAAACGCTGCACATGCTCGCCGCCGAGGTGCGTGAACTGTCCAGCGGCGACGAGGTCTTCATCGTCGTCACGCTCGGCGAGGGCGCGGTGGTCGGGGCCGACAGCGCGATGCGGCCGCTGCGCAGCACCGTCCGAAGCGCCACCCAGGCCGAGCCGTTCGCCGAAGTGCTGCGCTCCCGCACCCCCGCCCTGCTGACGGGGATCGACGGTCTCGCACCGTTCTCCGCCGCGGCGGGCCGGGCCGCGGTGCTGCCGCTGTCGACCGCGTCGGGGGTCGGCGGGGTCCTGGTGGTCACGGCGCGCGGCACCACTGCGTGGGATCCCGACGAGGTCGCCCGACTCGAATCGGTAGCCGACCTCGCCGCCGTCGCGGTGGAGTTCTCCGATCAACAGAGCAAGCAACGTCTGCTGTCCGTGCTGGCCGACCGCGACCGGATCGCGCGCGACCTGCACGACAACGTGATTCAGCGATTGTTTGCCACAGGCATGAGCCTGCAGAGCACTCACGCGGTCGGGGACGTTCCGGACGGCGTGCGCTCCATCGTGGCCACCGCGGTCGAGCAACTCGATCGAACGGTGCGCGAGATCCGCACCACCATCTTCGATCTGCAGGCCACCGGCGTCGCCTCGGCGACCAGTCTGCGCCGCCGCCTTCTCGACGTGATCGGCGACCTCACCTCCCATTCGCCGGTCGCGCCCAACGTCCAGTTCACCGGCGCCATCGATACTCTCGTGCCGAGCCGCATCCACCCGCATGCGGAGGCGGTGTTGCGCGAAGCGCTGAGTAATGCCCTGCGGCACGCGCGGGCCACCACCATCGACATCTCGGTGGCCGCGGGGGACGACCTCACCGTCACGGTCGCTGACGACGGAATCGGGATCGCGGACGGCGCCCGGCGCAGTGGACTGGACAACCTCGACCGGCGGGCCGAACACTGCGGCGGCACCTGCACCGTCGATTCGGCGGACGGGGGAACCGTCGTCACCTGGCGGGTTCCGTTGGTGTGA
- a CDS encoding response regulator yields MTTRVFLVDDHEIVRRGLVDLLGSVPDLDVVGEAASVGEAMARIPGSGADVAVLDVRLPDGNGVELCRDLRAALPELRCLMLTSYSDDEALFDAIMAGASGFVLKQILGTDLVAAVRTVGEGGSLLDSRATSALMNRIRSARRDDPLAQLSEQERAVFDLIGEGLTNREIAERLFLAEKTIKNYVSRLLSKLGMQRRTQAAVLATELRRQH; encoded by the coding sequence ATGACCACGCGGGTGTTCCTCGTCGACGACCACGAGATCGTGCGACGAGGCCTGGTCGATCTACTCGGCAGCGTGCCCGACCTCGACGTGGTCGGGGAGGCCGCATCGGTCGGTGAGGCGATGGCGCGGATCCCGGGCAGCGGCGCCGATGTCGCCGTGCTCGACGTCCGGTTGCCGGACGGCAACGGTGTCGAGCTGTGCCGGGACCTGCGCGCCGCGCTGCCCGAACTGCGGTGCCTGATGCTGACGTCGTATTCCGACGACGAGGCGCTGTTCGACGCCATCATGGCCGGGGCGTCCGGATTCGTCCTCAAGCAGATCCTCGGCACCGACCTGGTGGCGGCCGTGCGGACGGTGGGGGAGGGCGGTTCGCTGCTCGACAGCAGGGCGACGTCGGCGCTGATGAACCGGATCAGGTCCGCCCGCCGCGACGACCCGCTGGCGCAACTGTCCGAGCAGGAACGCGCCGTTTTCGACTTGATCGGCGAGGGGCTCACCAACCGGGAGATCGCCGAGCGGCTGTTCCTGGCCGAGAAGACGATCAAGAACTACGTGTCGCGGCTGTTGTCGAAACTGGGGATGCAGCGGCGCACGCAGGCAGCGGTGCTGGCCACCGAGTTACGCCGGCAGCACTGA
- a CDS encoding universal stress protein: protein MTGIKPIVVGVDGSESASAAVAWAARAAAALSLPLHIVTVVHIPAFYYTEPYLAESFKEELEDTAKARLGSARVHAKQTVDEPLDITTEQFEAKVSQTLIELSANAHMVVLGSRGHGEFTGLLIGSTTSAVAAHGHCPLVVVRGRTLDGQPPTEGPIVVGVDGSESSRAALEVAFEQAAARGASLVAVNVWSDVSVQPSLGASPDDPLWSSIQTGEEVVLSERLAGYQERYPDVTVERVVARDRPVRVLSEFAEKAQLIVVGSRGRGGFKGMLLGSTSNALLHTADCPVMIVRPEN, encoded by the coding sequence ATGACCGGAATCAAGCCGATCGTCGTGGGTGTGGACGGATCCGAGTCGGCGTCGGCCGCCGTGGCGTGGGCCGCCCGGGCCGCCGCCGCACTGTCGCTCCCGCTGCACATCGTGACAGTGGTACACATTCCTGCTTTCTATTACACCGAGCCGTACCTGGCCGAGAGCTTCAAGGAAGAACTCGAGGACACGGCGAAGGCCCGGCTGGGCAGTGCGCGGGTCCACGCGAAACAGACGGTGGACGAGCCGCTCGACATCACCACCGAGCAGTTCGAGGCCAAGGTGAGTCAGACCCTCATCGAACTGTCCGCGAACGCGCACATGGTGGTGCTCGGCTCGCGCGGGCACGGCGAGTTCACCGGCCTGCTGATCGGTTCCACGACGTCCGCGGTCGCCGCGCACGGCCACTGCCCGCTGGTGGTCGTGCGGGGGCGCACCCTGGACGGGCAGCCGCCGACCGAGGGGCCGATCGTGGTCGGCGTCGACGGTTCGGAGAGCAGCAGGGCGGCGTTGGAAGTGGCCTTCGAGCAGGCCGCCGCCCGTGGCGCGAGCCTGGTCGCGGTCAACGTGTGGAGCGATGTGAGTGTGCAGCCGTCGCTCGGCGCCAGCCCGGACGATCCGTTGTGGAGCAGCATCCAGACGGGTGAGGAAGTGGTTCTGTCGGAGCGTCTCGCCGGGTACCAGGAGCGGTATCCGGACGTGACCGTCGAACGCGTCGTCGCGCGCGACCGCCCCGTGCGGGTGCTCAGCGAATTCGCCGAGAAGGCACAGCTGATCGTCGTCGGCAGCCGCGGCCGGGGTGGTTTCAAGGGAATGCTGCTCGGCTCCACCAGCAACGCACTGCTCCACACCGCGGACTGCCCGGTGATGATCGTCCGGCCGGAGAACTAG
- a CDS encoding globin domain-containing protein, translating into MLSPTSTDVIRATLPVVGAAISDITTLFYRKLFDAHPELERDLFNRGNQKQGEQQKALAGAIAAFAALQLEPDQARVDLILSRIANKHASLGIEPSQYAIVHTHLFAAIVEVLGDAVTPEVAAAWDEVYWLMAETLIAMEAGLYASAGVAVGDVWREVRVRERRHESADTVSFVFTSVDGSPLPSFAPGQYLSVAVHLPDGARQIRQYSLSSAPSRGDWRISVKRAGEVSNFLYHNVFEDDLLTVSTPFGDLVLQDDDAPLLLVSAGIGCTPMIGMLSHLADTDDSRPISVLHADRSASSHAHRAELTELVERLPFAVMHRWYEDLGARRPEGGLREGRADLGEVTIAPGTRAYLCGPLPFMLGIREALLAKDVPAENIHYEVFGPDSWSATV; encoded by the coding sequence ATGCTCTCGCCCACCTCGACCGACGTCATCCGCGCCACCCTGCCCGTGGTCGGCGCCGCCATCTCGGACATCACGACGCTGTTCTACCGCAAGTTGTTCGACGCGCATCCCGAACTCGAACGAGACCTGTTCAACCGCGGGAACCAGAAGCAGGGCGAACAGCAGAAGGCACTGGCCGGGGCCATCGCCGCGTTCGCCGCCCTCCAACTCGAGCCCGATCAGGCGCGCGTCGATCTCATCCTGTCGCGGATCGCCAACAAGCACGCCTCGCTGGGGATCGAACCCTCGCAGTACGCGATCGTGCACACCCACCTGTTCGCGGCCATCGTCGAGGTCCTCGGCGACGCCGTCACTCCCGAGGTCGCTGCCGCCTGGGACGAGGTGTACTGGCTGATGGCGGAGACCCTGATCGCGATGGAGGCCGGACTGTACGCCTCGGCGGGCGTCGCGGTCGGCGACGTGTGGCGCGAGGTGCGGGTCCGCGAGCGTCGGCACGAGTCCGCGGACACGGTGTCGTTCGTGTTCACCTCCGTCGACGGCTCACCGCTTCCGTCGTTCGCTCCGGGGCAGTACCTCTCCGTCGCGGTTCACCTGCCGGACGGCGCACGCCAGATCCGCCAGTACAGCCTGTCCTCGGCCCCGTCGCGCGGCGACTGGAGGATCTCGGTGAAGCGCGCCGGTGAGGTGTCGAACTTCCTGTACCACAACGTCTTCGAAGACGACCTCCTGACGGTGTCGACGCCGTTCGGCGATCTCGTCCTGCAGGACGACGACGCACCGCTGCTCCTCGTGTCCGCGGGCATCGGGTGCACGCCGATGATCGGGATGCTCAGCCACCTCGCCGACACCGACGACAGCCGCCCGATCTCGGTGCTCCACGCCGACCGGTCGGCCAGCAGTCACGCGCACCGCGCGGAGCTCACCGAACTGGTGGAACGTCTGCCGTTCGCGGTGATGCACCGCTGGTACGAAGACCTGGGCGCCCGACGTCCCGAGGGCGGCCTGCGGGAGGGACGCGCCGACCTCGGCGAGGTCACGATCGCCCCCGGCACCCGCGCCTACCTGTGCGGCCCGCTGCCGTTCATGCTCGGAATACGCGAAGCCCTCCTCGCGAAGGACGTGCCCGCCGAGAACATCCACTACGAGGTGTTCGGACCCGACAGCTGGTCGGCCACCGTGTGA
- a CDS encoding dihydrofolate reductase encodes MAREVKLVWAQGSGGVIGRDNTIPWHVPEDMAYFKKVTQGHPVIMGRRTWDSLPPRFRPLPGRRNIVISRQPDWAAEGAESADGIASALALTDEDVCVIGGGQIYTAAMPFATQLLVSEIDVSIDGDAWAPPIDDSWHAQDTGEWLTSEKNGTRYRWITYTRA; translated from the coding sequence GTGGCCCGGGAGGTCAAGCTGGTCTGGGCGCAGGGCTCCGGCGGCGTCATCGGCCGCGACAACACGATCCCCTGGCACGTCCCCGAGGACATGGCGTACTTCAAGAAGGTGACGCAGGGCCACCCCGTGATCATGGGCCGCAGGACGTGGGACTCGCTGCCCCCGCGATTCCGGCCCCTGCCGGGACGACGCAACATCGTGATCAGCCGTCAGCCCGACTGGGCCGCGGAGGGGGCGGAGTCCGCCGACGGCATCGCCTCGGCGCTCGCGCTCACCGACGAGGACGTCTGCGTCATCGGCGGCGGCCAGATCTACACGGCGGCAATGCCGTTCGCCACGCAGCTGCTGGTTTCCGAGATCGACGTGTCGATCGACGGCGACGCCTGGGCACCGCCGATCGACGACTCCTGGCACGCGCAGGACACCGGCGAGTGGCTCACGTCGGAGAAGAACGGCACCCGCTACCGATGGATCACCTACACGCGGGCGTGA
- a CDS encoding SRPBCC family protein: protein MTETPPVIEVSVAAAPSVVWPALRDPQLLRRWHGWDCAGLDDEIREIYFGDDVTEDAGTFTLTLGGADRFSLHERDGTTLVRITRPPRGGDPAADAWYDDVTEGWTTFLQFLKFGIERHGLDERRTLFLEGPVADGDSARHLLGLDKVADLKVGDHFTAVADTGDLLHGVVCFVGEHQTAVSVDDLGPGLLQFGEQPVNAARPNGGAQILLAVYGLDDEEWAELEQRWTEWWQARPGAEPAT, encoded by the coding sequence ATGACGGAAACCCCGCCCGTGATCGAGGTATCGGTGGCTGCGGCGCCGTCGGTCGTATGGCCTGCCCTGCGCGACCCGCAGTTGCTTCGGCGCTGGCACGGCTGGGACTGCGCCGGCCTGGACGACGAGATCAGGGAAATCTACTTCGGCGACGACGTGACGGAGGACGCCGGGACCTTCACCCTCACGCTCGGCGGCGCCGACCGGTTCAGCCTCCACGAGCGCGACGGCACGACGCTGGTGCGGATCACCCGGCCGCCGCGGGGCGGGGATCCCGCCGCCGACGCCTGGTACGACGACGTCACCGAGGGCTGGACCACGTTCCTGCAGTTCCTCAAGTTCGGCATCGAACGGCACGGACTCGACGAGCGTCGCACCCTCTTCCTCGAAGGACCGGTCGCGGACGGAGATTCGGCGCGGCACCTGCTCGGCCTCGACAAGGTCGCGGACCTGAAGGTGGGCGATCACTTCACCGCGGTCGCCGACACGGGTGATCTGCTGCACGGGGTGGTGTGCTTCGTCGGCGAGCATCAGACCGCGGTGAGCGTCGACGATCTCGGCCCCGGACTGTTGCAGTTCGGCGAGCAGCCCGTCAACGCGGCGCGCCCGAACGGCGGCGCGCAGATCCTGCTCGCGGTCTACGGCCTGGACGACGAGGAGTGGGCCGAACTCGAACAGCGCTGGACGGAGTGGTGGCAGGCCCGGCCGGGGGCCGAACCTGCCACCTGA